The stretch of DNA GGACTCGGCCGCGGCGACCGCACGTGATCACCGCGACCCAGGACCCGCCCGCCGAGGACCGGACGATCGAACAGCGCCGGACCTCGGTCCGCCAGGTCGTGCACAGCGGCACGGAACCCGGCGAGGCCCGCGCCCTCCACGAGGGCGTGTACGACGGTCGCGACCTGTGGTCCCGTCCCGACGGCGACACGCCCTTCTCCTACCGGTACCGCTCGACCGGGGACGGGCGCGTCAGCCTCCGGACCTCGTCGGTCTCGGCGCACCACGGCGGCGTGCTCGCCCCCGGCCGGCAGTACCTGCTGGCGTGGTCGGTCGAGGGCGGCATCGTGCTCGACCCGGACCGTGAGGACGGGGTCACCCTCCGCCCGGGTGTCCCGGTGATGTGCCCGGCCGGTCGTCCCTTCACGGTGGCGGCGCCGCCCGGCACGGTGCACCTGGTGCACTTCGACGCGGACTTCGTCGAGGCCGTCGCGGTCGTCGGCGGGACGGCCGCTCCCGTGCCGCTGGCCTTCCCGATCGCCGTCCCGACCGCCCGACTCGCGCCGCTGCAGCGCACGCTGCGCGAGCTCGCCGCCCCGATGCTCGACGTCGACGTGGTGGACGGCCCACGGGCCGCGCTCGACCTGCGCCTCGCCGAGGCCGTCCTCGAGGCGTTCCGCCCCGACCCCGACGGCGGGGTCCCGGACGTGCCCGTCGCGACGCTCGAGCGCGCAAAGGCCTACATGTACGCGCACTTCGCCCGACCGCTCAGCGCCGCCGAGATCGCCGCCGCGGCCGAGACCAGCGTGCGGACGCTCCAGGAGACCTTCCAACGGCAGGAGGAGTCGACGCCGACCACCTACCTGCGGGACCTCCGGCTCGAGAAGGCCCGGCTCGCGCTCCAGTTCGCCGACGCTCGTGAGACCACGGTGGCGGCCGTCGCGACCTCCTGCGGCTTCCGGCACATGGGGCGGTTCGCCGGCGCGTACGCCGCGCGCTTCGGGGAACCGCCGGGGGAGACGTTGCGCGGGCAGCGGCGGATGATCGCGGTGGCGGGGACCCCGGGGCGGACACGGTGGTCCCACGCTGGCTGAGCGGGCGGCCGCCCGTCGGCTGTCCGGATCCGCAGGTCGGCCGGGAGGCACTCGGCGCGTCCATCGCGCAGCCCCGGACCGCCCCATGGTGCGCTGGGTAGCGTGCAGGGATGCAGCGGACGTCACCGAGCACCGGGACCGGCGGGATCGCGGTCGCCGTGCGCGGCACCGGCGCCCCGGTCCTCGTCCTGCACGGCACCCCCGGCGGCATCGCCGCCGCAGAGGCGATGGCGCGCTTCCTGCCCTCCGACCGCTTCCGGGTCGTGACGCTCGCCCGACCGGGCTACGCGGGTACGACCCTCGAGCCGGACCAGCCGTCGCTCGACGACGAGGCCGACCGGTACGCGGCGCTCCTCGACGAACTCGGCATCGACCGCGTCGCGGTGCTCGCCTGGTCGGGAGGCGGCCCGACCGCCTACCGGTTCGCGGTCCGTCACCCGGACCGGGTCAGCGCGCTCGTCGTGGTCGCCGGTCTCTCGGCCCGGTGGGTGCCGCCCGCGCCGTCCTTCGCGGAGTGGCTCGTCACCTACACACGCGCGGGTGCGGCGCTCGCCGCCTTCGCCGCGCGACTCCTGCCGTCCGTCGTCGTCCGCACCGCCGAGGCCGGCGTCAGCTCCTTGCGTGGCCGTGCCCTCACCGCGCACGTCACGGACGTCCTGCACGACCGGCCACGCCGCCGGGTCCTGCTCGACCTGTCGTCGAGCGGCAACGCCGGTGGTCGCAACCGACCCGGGTGGGACAACGACGTCCGGGTGCTCGGCGCGGTCGACGACCTCGAGCTCGGGGCCGTCCGCGTGCCGACGCTCCTGGTGCACGGCGACGCGGACACCGAGGTCCCGATGGAGCACAGCGCCCGCGCCGCCGCAGCCGTTCCGGACGTCGAACTCGTCACCCTGCCGGGTGGCACGCACTTCGGGCTCTGGGACCACCACGAGGCCGCTGCCGTGCAGGCACGGGTGCGGGACCACCTCGCTCGGAGCTGACCGCAGCCGCCGAGCCTGTGACGAACCGCAGGGAACCGGGGTCCCTGCCCAGCCGGTCACAGGTTCGTGACCAATACGTTATCTTCCCGAGTCGGTCGATCACCCTGTCGCCGACCCGGAAGGAACCATGGGACGTCACGCCCTGCCCGCAGCCCCCGACGGCAGCACGTCGACCGCACACGAGGCGGTCGCCCCCGCGCCGACCCGGACGGCGGCGACCCCGACCGGTCCCGCCGTAGCTGCTCCGGCAGTGGCGGACACGGCCGCACCGCGTCGTCCCCGTGGCCGTCGTGCCGCCCTCGGTCCCGCGGTCGCCCGTTCCTCCTTCGTCCAGCCGGCGAAGCCCGCGCGCACCGTCGCGCTCGCCACACCGCGTCCGGTCGCCTCGACCGCCGTCGCCGGCGCCGCCGTGCTCTCGCGGTCCGCGGCCCTGCGCGCCGAGCGCGCCGCCGACCCACGGCACGTCCGCCGCGCCGCGAACGCCAAGCGCGCGGCGATCCTGCTCGC from Curtobacterium sp. SGAir0471 encodes:
- a CDS encoding helix-turn-helix domain-containing protein, whose amino-acid sequence is MITATQDPPAEDRTIEQRRTSVRQVVHSGTEPGEARALHEGVYDGRDLWSRPDGDTPFSYRYRSTGDGRVSLRTSSVSAHHGGVLAPGRQYLLAWSVEGGIVLDPDREDGVTLRPGVPVMCPAGRPFTVAAPPGTVHLVHFDADFVEAVAVVGGTAAPVPLAFPIAVPTARLAPLQRTLRELAAPMLDVDVVDGPRAALDLRLAEAVLEAFRPDPDGGVPDVPVATLERAKAYMYAHFARPLSAAEIAAAAETSVRTLQETFQRQEESTPTTYLRDLRLEKARLALQFADARETTVAAVATSCGFRHMGRFAGAYAARFGEPPGETLRGQRRMIAVAGTPGRTRWSHAG
- a CDS encoding alpha/beta fold hydrolase — protein: MQRTSPSTGTGGIAVAVRGTGAPVLVLHGTPGGIAAAEAMARFLPSDRFRVVTLARPGYAGTTLEPDQPSLDDEADRYAALLDELGIDRVAVLAWSGGGPTAYRFAVRHPDRVSALVVVAGLSARWVPPAPSFAEWLVTYTRAGAALAAFAARLLPSVVVRTAEAGVSSLRGRALTAHVTDVLHDRPRRRVLLDLSSSGNAGGRNRPGWDNDVRVLGAVDDLELGAVRVPTLLVHGDADTEVPMEHSARAAAAVPDVELVTLPGGTHFGLWDHHEAAAVQARVRDHLARS